In Corvus moneduloides isolate bCorMon1 chromosome 6, bCorMon1.pri, whole genome shotgun sequence, the sequence attttatgaatttgAAACTGAATATGAGAATATGTACCTTTTAAGTGTTGCTGCTTTAGAAAAGCATTGTCCATTGAAGTACGgtgaagcagaaaagagaacGTTGTTAGGACTAGCGTGGTTATCGTAGGGGTTTCTCATTAGGGAAGTAATCATGTCTGCCAACTGTttggtaggggtttttttctttaaaagtgaGTAAGCCTCAATAGAAGTTGTTTGTTTAAATTCAAAAAGTACATTCTTGTGTATGTATGCTAATATCTTCTTGAGGAAACACTAACATACCTGTATAAGGAATATATCTGTaggtagaaaatattttaatattgcaTAACTGATAAACTGTAGTACCAAAGTCCTCCTAATGTGGGATCAGTTGTGAAAGTAATGCTCTGCTTTGTGGTAGTGACTGATGGTATGTTTGAATCTTTCATGGCCCTGGTGCTTGTCATCACAAAATGCTGTGAAACTATTCTCTTCTGAGCAGCAGCGTTCTGTTTGGGAAAGGTGGGAgaatgattttgttttattgttgtttgAAAGGTAGTAAAattatctattttatttcattttcctttatagaagcagaaaatgaaatagcAAGACTTTCCAGTTTAAATCAGGTAAAGCAATTTCTAAATTAAGCCAACAAAAAAACTCATAACAATAGTAACTGGTAGAAAACACACGTTTTggtaattttggggttttttttgaacaTTCACACTTCTACATAAATAACATTGTaatgtaaaaggaaataattgtaGTTTAATTCTATAATTACATGTGGAATTTATAGAAACAATACATTTTTACGTGTGAACCTCCAGTGTATTCTATTAAGGAAAACCATTCAAGTTCCACATATCTTATTGTTACCTAGAAAGCTataacatacatttttaaagtactaATAGTACATTTTGTAGAATACAtcatttttcacttctgctttagCATATTTCAGTTTCAGCACTTACCAGTTGGGAAATACTTCTCTTCTATGTAGTACTTGTAATAATAGTGCATTCCATCTTACTGATGAAGTGAAGCAGTGGAACATAACACACCTTTAGTTTTTGGTGTGGTTGACTTGGTCCTTTATAAACTCTCCAACTCGAGagatttggtttattttactttgtatCCAGTAGTATTTTTCAATTGAGGATTTCTGTGTTTCGCTTTCATTCAAGGGTTCCCATAGCATTTTTCAGAATGATGTTATTTGGATGTGCTTGATTAAAACTTCCTGTCTCACCATGCAGCCTGCTGTGTTTAGGGTGGCTCTTGCAGTTATAATAGTTTATCCCAGCTGTCAATCCATACCTCACAGGCGGATATAACTTCTTACCATACCATGGCTTTTTGTGCAGAAGTTTATAAACTGCACTCCTAAACCAAGCGATGAGGAAATAAATGTGTATGTATGAATAGTGGAGACAAATACTTCACACTAaagaatttttaactggggaagTATTCCTGTAGGCTTAGAGATTCCAACATAATTTCAGCAAGATAAAGTCTGatatttacaattttattttttttttattttgagggaCTTGAGAAGGAACTGACAAGTGCACAACATAAACATGAGAATATTCTTTCTTCGAATACAGAGGATcagaattcagaaataaatcaaTTAAGACAAgatttggaaaggaaagaacatGAATTAGATGAAAGTGTTGCTGAAAGAGAAACATTAATAGCAGAGTTGGAAGAACTAGACAAGCAGAATCAAGAAGCTACTCAGGTAATAAATACTTCAACTAATTATTGAACTGCTGAATAAATGTTTAGAGTTGATCTTTGAACATAGATAGCAGGGAAATACAAGTTATCCTCTGAGGTCTAAAAAGACAATTGGGGCCAGTATTTCTCCATATCTACCATCTCAATGAGAAATTCTGAAGTGCAAGTAAAACCCACTTGTTACAGACAAAGGAATAATACAGTGTGTCAGCTATCCATAAGGGATGTTACTTTACGAAGTCCAGTTAAATAGTCCCTGATTTTTCATTGCAGCATTTCTGATTAAATTTATCCTGGTAGTATTCTGACTGTTTTATGACAGTAAAATCAATCATAAtttgaaacttttttccttttaaaatttttaattacgTTGAATATTTAAGTTACTTTATTGCAAGTTCTGTATAATATGAGCATTTGTGGAGTAAAAAAAGTCACCAACTACATATAATCAGAAACTTAAGAGTTGCAAGCCATGTGTTTTCAATTATTGTTTTACCAATGAATCACCTATGAAATGAATCCAAACAGGTATGTTGAAACAAGAAGTTGAAAATAGAATATACAGATAATTTAAATGTAGTGCCGCcctttttttaagcaattttgTTTGCTGAATTCCAACTGTCTTGAGAAATTCtgacagttctttttttttaagcaatttggtttttatttcttgatttaGGTAGTTTTAAGGTTCTTTTAGGGGGGAtggtgttcttttttttttttttttttttggtagtgaAATGTCATCTGTCCCTGTTTgatatttggttttaattaatttgacTAGGTGATACAACTTGATAACTTACATTGGCAactaagaaacattttttcctctgaatttttttattgtttagaGGATAAAAGTGAATGAAATGCATAGTTCAGCTGGTTCTCCTACCCTAATGAATTctgttttgtgttcatttcCAGCATATGATTACACTGAAAGAGCAGCTGTCAAAGCAACGCACAGAAACTGATAGTATCATCAAACAGCTGAAACTTGACATAGATTGTGAAAGAAACAAAGTATCAGAATTAGAAACTGAGAAGATGAAAACTATTAAAGAGTTGGAtagtcagaaagaaaaactaaaccAATGTTCATATGCACTTAATGATTTGCATATAATTAAGCAGCAGCTACAAGATAATATTAAAGATCTTCAGGAACAATTAAGGAAAGCCCAGGACTGTAATTTGCatagtaaaaaagaaattggaGAATTGCAGCAGAAActaaaagaaagagaggaggaacTTTGTGTATCCTTGAGCCAGTTAACAGAAAAAAGTAATGAGGAATCTAACAACACTTGTCAAGATCTGattctgaaagaaagagaagttgAAATTACAAAACTACAGAATgatgtttcagaaaataaacaacTCAATGAAGATTTACAGAAATCTCTGTCTAATCTtagaacagaaaatgcagagctgATAGTAGCCATTGAAGACCTAAAACAGGAGTTAAGTGATgccatttcagagaaaaagaaagtttatttGGAAAAAGACACTGTTGTGGAGgctttgaaaatggaaaaaagacaGTTAGAGAGTGAATTAAATGAGACAGAGAAGAGGCTTTTGGAACAAGCACATAATTATAAGCAAACTATCCAGGAGTTATCAAATGCCCGTAGTATGGATACCACTGCACTGCAGCTTGAACATGAGCGCCTGGTTAAGCTCCATCAAGAGAAAGACTTTAAGATTGCTGAGCTTAAAAGGAGCATTGAGCAGATGGAAATTGACCATCAAGAAACAAAAGAGATGTTAACTACTAGCTTAGGAGGACAAAAGCAGTTGACAGATCtcataaaagagaaagaggtattcattgaaaaatacaaaaatcaagCCTTACAGGTGAAGCAGGAACTTGAGGAATATATGAAAGTTTCAAAAAAGCAGGATGTCTTAAAACAGAACTTGGAGGAGAAAGACAGAAGTCTTGCAGtcatgaaggaagaaaataatcatttgaaagaagaaattgaaCGCCTTAAAGATCAGCAAAGTAGATCTACACCTGTGGTTGAGCCTAAAACTTTGGATATTATTATTGAACTTGAAAGTGAGGTAACACAGTTAAAAGTGATAAAGACTAAtcttgaagaagaaataaaagttcaCAAAAAAACAATAGAAGATCAGAATCAAACAACAGTGAAACTTCAGCAGTCACTGCAGGAGCAGCGAAAGGAAATAGATGAGTCCAAATTTCAGTGTGAGCAAATGAATGTCACACATGAAAGACTCTTTTTAGAGAAAGATGAGGAAATCAAAAACTTGCAGAAAACAATAGAACAAATTAAAACTCAGTTGCACAAAGAGAGACAGATTATTCAGACTGATTCTTCTGATCTTTTTCAGGAAACCAAAGTTCAAACCCTTAatggagaaaatggaaatgaaaaacatgaCTTATCTAAAGTTGAAATTGAAAGACTAGTGAAAGGTATCAAGGAAAGGGAGATGGAGATTAAGCTCTTAAATGAAAAGAATGTTTCTCTAAGTCAGCAAATTGATCAGTTGTCTAAGGATGAAGTTGGTAAACTTACTCGGATCATTCAAGAGAAGGATTTAGAAATACAAGCTCTTAATGCCAGAGTTTCCTCAGCTTCCTACAGGCAGGATGTTCTGACCCTTCAGCAGCAACTGCAAGCTTATGTTATGGAAAGAGAACAAGTACTAGCAGTTCTAAGTGAAAAGACAAGGGAAAACAGTCAGTTAAAAACAGAGTATCGTAATATCATGGACATGGTCGCTGCTAAAGAAGCAGCTTTGGTGAGGTTGCAAGAGGAGAACCGAAAATTATCTAATAGATCCGAAAACAGCAGTCAAGACATGTCTAGAGAAACTATTCAGAATTTGTCCCGTATCATTCGAGAAAAAGATATTGAAATAGATGCCCTAAGTCAAAAATGCCAAACCTTATTGACTGTCTTGCAGACATCCAGTACAGGTGCTGGTAATGGGGCAGGAGGTGTGAATAGTAACCAGTTTGAGGAACTTCTGCAAGAACGTGATAAACTAAAACAGCaagtaaagaaaatggaagagtgGAAACAACAGGTAATAACCACGGTTCAGAACATGCAGCATGAGTCGGCTCACCTCCAAGAAGAGTTACACAAGCTGCAAGCACAAATTTCAGTTGAAAGCGATAGTACTTCAAGACTGCAGGTAGATTATAATGGCTTGATTCAGAGTTATgaacagaatgagaaaaagctgaaaagtttTAGTCAGGAATTAGCACAAGTTCAACACAGCATAGGACAGCTTTGTAACACTAAGGATCTTCTCCTGAGTAAACTGGATTTGGTAACACCgtctgtggcagcagctcccactgttTCACAGCTTTCAGATGTTCAatgcagtcctcctgaagcaCTCAGTGAGGAGTATAAACTCCTTCAAATTGAGTtggaacaactgaaaaaaaagttacaagaAAAAGATTCAACTATTAGGACTCTTCAGGAAAACAATCAGCGATTATCTGATTCTGTTGCTGCAGCATCAGAGATTGAAAGAAAGAGTCAAGAAGAGACCGAATCAGAGATGAGGCAGatcaaagaaaaacatgatGTGTTACAGAAATCACTTAGGGAAAAAGATATATTAATTAAATCTAAAAGTGATCAGTTACTTTCTGTGAGTGAAAATCTTagtaacaaagaaaatgaaaatgagctTTTGAAGCAAGCTGTAACTAatctaaaagaaagaaatttgattTTAGAAATGGATATTcgaaaactgaaagaagaaaatgaaaaaatagttACAAGgtgcagggaaaaagaaacagaattccGTGCACTTCAGGAGACTAATATGCAATTTTCAATGATGCTGAAAGAGAAAGAGTTTGAGTCTCACTCAATGAAGGAAAAAGCTCTTGCTTTTGAGAAGCTGTTGAAAGACAAAGAACAGGTACGTAAGTTCATACTTAGGACTATCTCTTAAAACTAGACAACTTCAAAATAATACTCTTCCtggatatttttctgtgttgcaaAGCCAGAGATGTGCTAGCCTTTTCCTTGTTAGATCAATAGTATCTTTACACTCTTCCTGGCAAAGACTATGCCTCTGGTAAAACCGTTGGCCATGTTTGAAATACTTGTCTGTGTCTTCAACAGGGCAAGACAGGAGAATTGAATCAGCTGTTAAATGAAGTTAAATCAATGCAGGAGAAGGCTGTTACTTTTCAGCAAGAGAGAGACCAAGTCATGGTAGCActcaaacaaaagcaaatggaGAGCAGTGCCCTGCAGAGTGAGGTACCAACAAATAATTTATAGTtgcaagaaataaatgaaaaaagaataacAAATTGCATCCGTAATATTTTTTGGATTATCTTAGTAGCAATCACTTGTTAAAAGCACTTAAAATCAATACACTTGCAATGTGCTTGAATGGGCATGTGTTAcgtttgcttaatttttttttatgagaagtaacatagattttttttttatgtccaAGTAACTCAAGGTATGTTCTACACAGGTACAGCATTTGCATGAGAAGGAGCAGCGCCTAAATCAGGAACTGGAGAGGTTGCGGAATCACCTTTTAGAAATGGAAGACTCCTACACCAGAGAAGCTTTAGCTGCAGAAGACAGAGAGGTCAAGCtaagaaaaaaggttttgattttggaagaaaaacttGCATCCTCATCTACTGCAGTAGAGAATGCCAGGTAGTCTTTTAAATACCACAGTTAACTAGACTGGTGCTGATGGTTCTATTATACTGAATTGCCATCCTGTAACTTACTAAGcacttgagaaaacaaaaagatacaAACTTTTGTTACTCAGAATCAAGAGGGTGATTTGAAATATACTTGGCTACTGTTGAGAATTTAATACATTTCTCCTTTCAATAGCAACTATTGAAATCTTATATGGTTAACAGTGCTtagaactaggaaaaaaatcctcaaccCATCAGTTTAGTTGTGTGttaaatcaaaaaagaaagtgaCTTAACTTACTTTGAAGTCAAGGCTTCATTCAGTTTGAAAGAGTCTTATTTTATACACTTCAGTGCACAGATGTGACTGTCATGCTTTGTGAATTGCTTTCGAGACACATGCACATTCTTACTTTGTCCCTGATGCCATGGAAAGTATACACTGCTGAGAACTTCCTTGTTCTTAGTGTAAACATATAGATAGAGCAAGATGCATTGAATTTCTCATGGATAGCAGACTCTGGGACGCTAGAACcagttgttgggtttttatttatttgccatAAACAGTTTTTTCAGCCAGAACAATGAAAGCCCAAGTATTAAAATTACTTACTGCTTATCTTGACTGCTTTAGTATCTTATTTAAGCAAATTTTGGTTGCTTCAAGCaaaataattcttcttttcATGTTATTACAGTTGTCCAAATgaagaagtattttaattaaaaatatgtatatagCTGCAGTCTTgggttttgaggttttctaAGCACCAAAGGTGGATTCTGCTCTTAACTTTCTCAGGAGATCTCCAAGTTGAGCAgaattttttgtgaaaaattcTGGAGAAAGTGTAAGTGTTGGGAGAAGGTTTTGTGAAATCTGAGTGTTTCTTAATTCTACATCAAACTTTTCAAATACCTTTCAAGAAATAGTGCCTGTTTCCCAGCCAAGTAAATCAGGTTCAGAATATTTTTGCATAATGGGAAAGTAAATGGAGCATTCCATTGTTAGTATGTAGCAAGCTATACCGAGTTCTTGGAGACCAGGTTAGAAAGTAAGAACTGGTAGAAAGACCTATTGATTCATAGTCATTGAAGTAGACAATTAGCAAGATAtggattcttcttttttttttttattgtcaagATTTTGTTGCCAGACttcattaaaatatctttttaggttggttttgtttatttgtttttgaagaGGAATTGGGGGCAAAAATgccataatttttttaagttgagCTGAAAAATTCTAAGCTATTGTTTGCTGGGATTTGATTTTCTCTGTGataatttctgttatttaaGTAATGTATCTTGTTTTCATTAAGTCATCAGGCTAGTCTGCAAGTTGAATCTTTGCAAGAACAGTTAAACCTGGTTACCAAGCAGAGGGATGAAACTGTTCTGCAGCTGACCATCTCCCAGGACCAAGTGAAGCAGTATGCACTGTCTCTGGCCAACCTGCAGATGGTACTAGAGCAGTTCCAACAGGGTAAGGTTTGTCAAGAAATAGCAGAGATTGCAACAAGTATTTTTTAGCTGGGATAGTTATCATATATTGatgcttttgaaatattatttacCTGGTTAACTTTTTGATAGCCTGAATTTAAGAATCTGTTGTCCgtttaaaaacttaaaaaacaaattctgtgaaaactgtTGATCAATATCACATTTAAGAAACTTGAATTCCACCTCTACCTCATGAAGACCAGATATGATAATGCTGAGGTTTTGCAATTGCATATCTCAAGAAGAGTTATATGTTgcaaattaagatttttttgttttgtctcttattttttatcatttagaagaaaaagctATGTATTCAGCAGAACTGCAAAGACACCAGAAACAGAGTGCAgaatggaagaagaaagcagaaaacctaGAAGAAAAAGTTGTGTCACTGCAGGTGGGCCGAATAATGAAATTGAACCTTGTCAAACTACTTTTTAATTCTTGACTGAGTAAGCAAAGCAGCATTCTTCTGCTGACCCTCCATTTTCTGAGGGTGTTTACAATCCAGTTATTTGAAAGAACAAGTGATTGGAGTCTCTTCATATGTCATGTCTGATGTGTGTTGTGTTAGTGTCATTGTGATAGCGATCTCCCTTGCTTCTCTTTTTGTCCCTTTCCAACCCTCTATTTAGGAGAGTTTAGAAGAGGCAAATGCTGCCCTGGATGCAGCATCCAGGCTTACTGAGCAGCTTGACATCAAAGAGGAGCAGATTGAAGAACTTAAGAAAGAAGGtaacaatattttcttcatttctgcttaaaatatttcaagcagCTGAGGAGACTATGTAGTATTCCTAGAAACTTATTAAAATTCATATCCTATGAGAGAGAGACTAATTCTGTGCCACATTCTGAGGACTTCCTTGTTTATAAAGCAAATATGAAAAAGTATGTTTACCTTCTGTTAGGGatctttctcaaaaaaaagtcctgtagacttttctgggttttgggggttttttccctgtaaatacCAGGACACTTGATTTAGCTCtgtaaatgtcttttttaaaagttggaGAAATACCAAATGTTGTCAGATTTTCCAAAGTAACTACCATATTTGACATAGATATAGGAATACAGTGAGGTAGAGATAAAGGGTGTGCAGTGGGTCAGAGATGtagaggcagcagctcttgcaCAGCTGTGACTGCCCTCTCTGCTGGATATAGTGATAACTCATGCTTTGAACGTATGCAATTAATTATTGCTATTCCTTTTTAAGTGATAATTAGTCTTACTCTTGAAATAAATGATGTTTTCTTGAAGCATACTTGCTTATGATCAGAGAGATGGTGTGAAATGTCATTTGAAAGTCTTCAAGATTCCAGCAAGAACTTTACAAAAAAGTTATTCCTTTTCTGCTACATATTTGAATGCGTACTTACTTAAATTTAGTTCTCTCTAAGTGCAGTTTGGCATCCAGGTGGGCATCACAGGAGTTCACATATGAATTTTACAAgctaaattaaatttcaaactGCTACAATATACAACTCATGATCTGTTTTTGAATTGACTGATCTGTATATCTATTTCTCACTACAGACATTCACAGCAAAAGTTCACAAACACCCTGGATTGAAATTAGTTTTGACATAGGCAAATACTGCACTCTTAAATGGGAAGTTCTTCATTACTGTTTAATTTTGATGTCAAACCCTTGCATAAGAAAGCAGGAGGGGTTTGAACTTGGAGAGAAAACTAAATCTCAATATCAAGCAGTGTTGTATTGGCAAGCAAGTTACttgataaaaaaattgaaatggaaTTGTTGCATAaaggaaacagcattttaaCGTTGTTGTAAAGTAAACAatgatttttataaaaaaaaagtatcactTCATATTCTCTATTTATACAAGAAAACATATAATGTCTTATTGAAAATTGGCCAAATACATTCCCAGACACAGTTTTGTTAGCCAAATCTTTTGAAGGATttctttatggatttttttggcAGGAGAGGtgattttaatagaaaagtaTAAGATGTACCAGATGCAGTTTTCTGGATTGCCATAAATGGTTAATAAATTATTGGAGACTGTAAATGTCTGGTTTACAGCAGTCCATGCTGAATTTTGGCTCAGGACTTTTTTGTTACTTAGTCTTTTCATACAGCCGAAGTATGTGTTTAAGTCCTTTTCAGCTGTAAGATTCTATTTTAGAAGGAAatgttccattttaaaaatatgtttaatgGTAAATTGCATAGTCACTGTGGATGGAATATAGCAAAGTAGTGGTCCTGAAAAGTTGATCCACTTTGTTACAGaacctttttttcatttaaattattaatactTTTGGTTTAAAATTCATCATAAAGGGATAAGTTAAgtgaataaaaatggaaaaagcaacTCATACTGTCTTGCTTTGTAGAGAAATAGCAACAGTGTaagatttaattgaaatttgttttcaaatgctgtTTATCTTTTTGTGGTGTTAGTagtttatttccctttttattcccttttgtTCTGTGGACATCCAAATAACAAGTCACCTGTGTTTGCTCCTGCAACTGTATCACTGTGTAATTATACTGCCAATGTTTTCCTTCAAGTATTGATGTCCTATTTAACCATATTTACAAAGTAGCATAATTTTAAGTAAATGTAAACCTTGAAACCACAGATCAGTTCTCCTGTGCCTCACCCTGATGTGTTGAGAGAGGAGCGTTGAAGAGCAGTCACATTATTGGAATGGATTTCGATGCATATGGATGTAGTTGTTACAAGATAGTGTTGTATAATACATGTTTTGCTTTGGTTAACTTGCTTTGAATGAGGAGTTTACTCTGTGTGTTCCTTGAATAAGAACTTTCCCAGCATGACATTAGTTAGTTTGTTCTATTCTGTACTCCTTAAAATTCATATTTGTGAAGTAAAATGTTTGTATAAAGATGTGGAGTATTTGAACAGGGCATATTAGGTTGTATCCATTTCACAGACTGGCTCTTTGATGTGTGTATATACAAAATCTCTGTGTGGATTCTCAGGGAGTTATTGGTGTTAATTGAGAACCATGTTTTGTCAACACAGTTGTGGCATGCACTTATTAAAGATTGAAAGTGGTGGAAACAAGAGTGGAATGCTTTCCATGCATCCCAGATGATTTGAAGGTTGTAAAAATTCATAAGTCACTTTTCTTACAAAGATGTTGAGGGTTTTAGAAATTAAGATAGATAAACCAAGAGTGTatattttgtggggttttttaaaatgaagcattttcaaTTAACACGAGCCTAAAAATTGTTAAAATGATAGGAAAACTAAGGTGATCAGTGGTTTTTCCAAAGGATTTGGAGATAAGCATTAAACCTTATAGAGGGAGAGGAGCAAAAGTTCATCCTGTTATCTTATACATCTGTAGGGTAGAGGTGGTCTTCACATGGACAGTCCATGTTATAGTGTGTTTGTCAAGCTTTTGTGTATGAATAATTGTACTTTTATTAGGCTTCAAAGGCAATATCTTACAGAACCCCTTTGGTTTGAGAATTTGGTGCAATATTACACTTTGGCAGTCTTGAGGTGAAGCCATTTGAGGTTTAACTTCCAAGAATTCTTAGTACCTTGTATGTAATTACTTGCTTTCTTGTCTGAGAACAGTTTACTGCCAGTGTTCTAAAATCCTGCATTTGGGGATTTAATGAAGATAAATTTTTCTAGCAAGTTACTCTGTGGGTTTTACAGAAACTCCGCAGACCTGAACATCAGAGACTTCAATCcagtttttaatatttctgcatttttataaaGAGAAAACTTTCTGCCTTGTTTCCTTACAATTGGAATGCTGTACGATATTTATGGCAAGTAAAActtctgggaatttttttttctttattatgaGCTTTATTTTTATGAGCTTTATGGGAAGTTAGAAGCAGCCTGAGTTACTGGCACAGTGTGGTTGGGGTAACTGGTGTATTTCAGTTAACAAGTAATTTGTGTTATTGGAATTTTAGAATTGCAGAGAAGTTGGTGCTGTGAAATTGTTGGGCAACAGTGAATATAACAATATCATGCCATGgcttcttttaaaatcatggGTTATTACATTTGTCGCCCTTGTTACACAATCCAATGTTGTGAGACTCAAGTGTGTAGATAGTAAACAAATCGTTTATTAAGTTCAGGAATTTCAGGAAGCTGAAATGTTTACCGCACTGGTAAGTGCAGAATCTAAACTCTTCTCTTACTCTTCTAATAGTTCCTGTTTTGTGTttatgaagaggaaaaatagtGTGTTTGTGCAGGCCAGGAAGATCATTCTCAGTGTTGTGTTATCCTAGATGAACAGATTCATTGCAGCCACTACAGAACAGTATCAGAACTTGGAGTCAGCATGcaaaagaaggcagaaaatgtGTGTAGTGACTCCTAGCACGCTCTTAGGCTACCTCACATTCATTGACTTATAATTCTGACCTATTTATTCAGTTTGCAGGTCATGATGCCTGACTGAAGTGTTTAccatttttctctcagttttgtCTTTGGTTAATAGTAGCTGTGGCATTTAATGTCTTCCATTCATATTTTTGTTCCCAAAGTACGGGTAATCTTGcatctctctgcctctcttgCCAGTATACTGAACTGTGAAGTTCAACACTGTTTCTGTGATGCATTAGTGTGTCCCAGTATGCCGTTTCCAGAGCTTGCATCAGTTACAGGAGTGAGAAAGGTCCTAGCAGAACAGACCCACAGCAAGCTCCTGATGTTGCTCTGCTAGCCAGTAATTCATCTGGGAAACTTGAGAACTTCTTGGTGCTTCAAAGGCTGTAGCAACCTGATAGTAGGGTGTACAGAATACCTGGGCTTGGGTAGTATTGGAGGTTAAGGGCAGAGATGAAAAAGACCTGATGCCAACATGGAGTTTGCTCATTATGAAAAAGATTGCCACCACAGAACTACAGACCTTGCTGTAGAGTTTCTTTCCAGTTCTGTATTATTTAGATGAAACAGAGGAGTTCATCAGACCTTCTGCAATGGATTTATTTAATGTGTGTTCCTGTACTTCGGTATTGAGTATCATTCCTGAAATTTAGGTTGTGGTTTCAAATAGTAATGATGTAGTAGACacctttttataaaaaaaatcacatagattttatgggtttgttttttatttaaaagcaccATAGCAATATTTATAGAAGTGTGTATTATTGATAAATTTTGCAATAATGTTTcaaagttttgatttttgttaattttgctGTGATATCAATTTATAGGTGAGATCAGAAGAGAAATGTTAGAAGATGTACAAAATAAACTAATGAACCTTATGAACAGCACGGAAGGAAAAGTGGACAAGTAAGTCTTTGCTGAAAGATTTTACTtaaatttttgggttttattcctctcaGTGTACAGATGTGGCACTCACAGTTGCAAGAGTAGTGCAGGACTGTACTTCTGTATGTTATCTTGTAATTacagtttaattattttgacatttttcaaTTGCTTGGTGGTTGTAAATAGTCATTTTGATTACTAAAACCAACAGATTTGGATCAGTGATGTGTTTCTTAAGTAGAAAGAAGTGCACTTCTGTAGCATGAGCTGTGCAAATGGAGATAAGAGTTCTTAATGAACATATTTTATAATGTT encodes:
- the TRIP11 gene encoding thyroid receptor-interacting protein 11, with translation MASWLGGLGSGLGQSLGQVGDSLSSLTGQISSFTKDILLEGAEEVGDAATELHVSNSRLREIESINAAQKFENDRLKKVCSDLEEKHEAAELQIKQLSIEYRNQLQQKEVEISHLKARQNALQEQLQKVQTAAQTAQLGAGVLPVATASASYVPVVRHSSGFEGDDMDFGDIIWSQQEINRLSNEVSRLESEVDHWKQIAVSSRVQGTNDAEQSEICKLQNVVKELKQNLSQEIDEHQHELSVLQDAHRQKLVEIGRRHREELREYEERIEELENQLQQDGVSTDAVDDSKITEQKKKPQSLDGGKVEELQIVKNLEDEIRKLNHKLSSAKAENKNLLKEQEFAKLEKIQIAQDYEKLKSDFSVLQRSVAEQDALLKEQKQLQSKTSLPQDVVRLQQALLEAENEIARLSSLNQGLEKELTSAQHKHENILSSNTEDQNSEINQLRQDLERKEHELDESVAERETLIAELEELDKQNQEATQHMITLKEQLSKQRTETDSIIKQLKLDIDCERNKVSELETEKMKTIKELDSQKEKLNQCSYALNDLHIIKQQLQDNIKDLQEQLRKAQDCNLHSKKEIGELQQKLKEREEELCVSLSQLTEKSNEESNNTCQDLILKEREVEITKLQNDVSENKQLNEDLQKSLSNLRTENAELIVAIEDLKQELSDAISEKKKVYLEKDTVVEALKMEKRQLESELNETEKRLLEQAHNYKQTIQELSNARSMDTTALQLEHERLVKLHQEKDFKIAELKRSIEQMEIDHQETKEMLTTSLGGQKQLTDLIKEKEVFIEKYKNQALQVKQELEEYMKVSKKQDVLKQNLEEKDRSLAVMKEENNHLKEEIERLKDQQSRSTPVVEPKTLDIIIELESEVTQLKVIKTNLEEEIKVHKKTIEDQNQTTVKLQQSLQEQRKEIDESKFQCEQMNVTHERLFLEKDEEIKNLQKTIEQIKTQLHKERQIIQTDSSDLFQETKVQTLNGENGNEKHDLSKVEIERLVKGIKEREMEIKLLNEKNVSLSQQIDQLSKDEVGKLTRIIQEKDLEIQALNARVSSASYRQDVLTLQQQLQAYVMEREQVLAVLSEKTRENSQLKTEYRNIMDMVAAKEAALVRLQEENRKLSNRSENSSQDMSRETIQNLSRIIREKDIEIDALSQKCQTLLTVLQTSSTGAGNGAGGVNSNQFEELLQERDKLKQQVKKMEEWKQQVITTVQNMQHESAHLQEELHKLQAQISVESDSTSRLQVDYNGLIQSYEQNEKKLKSFSQELAQVQHSIGQLCNTKDLLLSKLDLVTPSVAAAPTVSQLSDVQCSPPEALSEEYKLLQIELEQLKKKLQEKDSTIRTLQENNQRLSDSVAAASEIERKSQEETESEMRQIKEKHDVLQKSLREKDILIKSKSDQLLSVSENLSNKENENELLKQAVTNLKERNLILEMDIRKLKEENEKIVTRCREKETEFRALQETNMQFSMMLKEKEFESHSMKEKALAFEKLLKDKEQGKTGELNQLLNEVKSMQEKAVTFQQERDQVMVALKQKQMESSALQSEVQHLHEKEQRLNQELERLRNHLLEMEDSYTREALAAEDREVKLRKKVLILEEKLASSSTAVENASHQASLQVESLQEQLNLVTKQRDETVLQLTISQDQVKQYALSLANLQMVLEQFQQEEKAMYSAELQRHQKQSAEWKKKAENLEEKVVSLQESLEEANAALDAASRLTEQLDIKEEQIEELKKEGEIRREMLEDVQNKLMNLMNSTEGKVDKLLMRNLFIGHFHTPKNRRLEVLRLMGSIVGLKKDELDQLLSEEQRGVTRWVTGWLGGGAGSKSVPSTPLRPTHQNIFNSSFSELFVKFLETESRPSLPPPKLSVHGMKPLGAAGTGKTNSTPSNSQMQDSAVSGMGRRPDANPFIAPRSAAVPLITPATSSGHLLMKPISDALPTFTPLPVSPDASAGAVLKDLLKQ